From Medicago truncatula cultivar Jemalong A17 chromosome 7, MtrunA17r5.0-ANR, whole genome shotgun sequence, a single genomic window includes:
- the LOC25497455 gene encoding cytosolic sulfotransferase 15 — protein sequence MASTEEQSKDEQLEAIGEECKNLILSLPKEYGFGNQYFYFFQGFWTTAAQIQSIISFQNHFQAKDSDVVVATVPKSGTTWLKALTFAIINRHHFSSLHNHPLLTSNPHELVPFFELNIYTDISWQFAKLDLLNMIEPRIFGTHIPFHSLAKSIKESNCKIIYICRNPFDTFVSYWNFMNKIALNQSLPTSTLEDDFEKYCEGLCHVGPFWDHMLGYLKESKARPNKILFLKYEDLKEDINFHVKRIAEFLGCPFTQEEESNGVIENIINLCSFEKMKGLEANKSGVLGKIYDKKYFFRKGEIGDWINYLSPSMVDKLSKIIEEKLSGSGISFNVCP from the coding sequence ATGGCATCAACAGAAGAACAATCAAAAGATGAGCAATTGGAAGCAATTGGAGAAGAGTGTAAGAATCTAATTCTCTCACTTCCTAAAGAATATGGGTTtggaaatcaatatttttatttttttcaaggtTTTTGGACTACAGCAGCACAAATACAATCtataatctcttttcaaaacCACTTTCAAGCTAAGGATAGTGATGTGGTTGTTGCCACTGTTCCAAAATCAGGAACAACATGGTTGAAAGCCCTAACCTTTGCCATTATTAATCGCCATCATTTCTCTTCTTTACATAATCATCCATTGCTTACATCTAATCCTCATGAATTAGTTCCTTTCTTTGAGTTAAATATTTATACTGACATCTCTTGGCAATTTGCTAAACTTGACCTATTAAACATGATTGAACCAAGGATTTTTGGAACTCACATTCCTTTCCATTCTCTAGCCAAGTCTATTAAAGAGTCCAATTGTAAGATAATTTACATATGTAGGAACCCATTTGACACTTTTGTGTCTTATTGGAATTTCATGAACAAAATTGCATTAAATCAATCTTTACCTACATCAACTTTAGAGgatgattttgaaaaatattgtgaGGGATTATGTCATGTTGGTCCATTTTGGGACCATATGTTGGGTTACTTGAAGGAGAGCAAAGCTAGACCAAACAAGATTTTATTCTTGAAATATGAAGATCTTAAAGAAGATATAAATTTTCATGTTAAAAGAATTGCAGAGTTTTTGGGTTGTCCTTTTACTCAAGAGGAAGAAAGTAATGGtgtgattgaaaatataatcaatttatGTAGCTTTGAAAAGATGAAAGGATTGGAAGCAAATAAATCTGGAGTCTTGGGAAAGATTTATGACAAAAAGTACTTCTTTCGAAAGGGAGAAATAGGGGATTGGATTAATTATCTTTCTCCTTCAATGGTAGATAAGTTATCCAAAATCatagaagaaaaattaagtGGATCTGGTATTTCATTTAATGTATGCCCATAA